A region of Coffea eugenioides isolate CCC68of unplaced genomic scaffold, Ceug_1.0 ScVebR1_1640;HRSCAF=2525, whole genome shotgun sequence DNA encodes the following proteins:
- the LOC113755661 gene encoding uncharacterized protein LOC113755661, giving the protein MSTPPPLLDPFVQQQPPPMVVAAQQQAYAAHSGHGSVGPVIAVLAVISILGALAVMIGRLCSGRGVFGHGPHYDFESWVEAKCSACVDGRVDSPVPRRMLAAEHRSSSSSGDAIPVAARGVEAADQEMNQEDQETTSHHPTHNPQPHPRAEA; this is encoded by the coding sequence ATGTCCACTCCGCCACCACTATTAGACCCTTTTGTGCAACAGCAACCGCCGCCAATGGTGGTGGCTGCTCAGCAGCAAGCCTATGCAGCTCATTCGGGTCACGGGTCAGTTGGACCAGTAATTGCGGTTTTGGCCGTGATAAGCATACTTGGTGCGCTTGCTGTTATGATAGGTAGGCTGTGTTCCGGGCGGGGGGTATTCGGTCATGGGCCGCACTATGACTTCGAAAGCTGGGTTGAAGCTAAGTGTTCCGCTTGTGTAGATGGCCGTGTCGATTCTCCGGTGCCACGACGGATGTTGGCGGCAGAACACCGCAGTAGCAGCTCTTCCGGCGATGCCATCCCGGTGGCCGCGAGGGGAGTAGAAGCAGCTGATCAAGAAATGAACCAGGAGGATCAAGAGACTACATCTCATCATCCTACGCATAATCCACAGCCACATCCAAGAGCTGAGgcttga